GCGCAGGGGCTCACCCTGCGCGTCGCTCATCCCGAGAGGATGCGCTTCCGCGACATGGAGCGGGTCACGCTCGACGTGCAGAACACGGCGGGCGAGCCCTGCCGGGCGGCCGCGCTCACGCTCGACGAGGCGTACCTGGACAGCTTCGAGGAGCACCACGCCACGCCCGCAGAGGCGGCGTTCGGGCGCTTCGAGCTGGGCGACCTCGCGCCCGGCGAGCGACGCCGGATCGACATCGAGCTCCGCGGCGAGCGCAGCTGGCTCGCCTCGGGCAACGCGACCCTGTCGTGCGGCGGGGAGCGCGGCGTCAACGTGCCGCTCCGCACGTTCATCTTCCCCTGAGATCACCATGGAGACCGTCGCGCGCGTCGCCTTCGTCTATGTGTTCCTCGCCGCCGCGTTCCGCGTGCTCGGCAAGCGCGAGCTCAGCTCGATGTCGCCCTTCGAGCTCGTCACGCTCATGCTGATCCCCGAGATCGTCTCTCAGGCCCTCGTCCGCGAGGCGTCGCTCGCGAACGCGCTCGCGGGCGTGTCCACCGTCCTCGTGCTCGTGTTCCTGACGTCCGTCCTGACGCACCTCTTCCCGAAGGCGTCCGAGGTCATCGACGGCTCGCCCACGGTGCTGGTCGCGAAGGGCCGTATCCTGGAAGCGGCGTGCAATCGCGAGCGGATCCAGCCGGAGGAGATCCTGTCCGAGATGCACAAGAGCGGGCTGGAGCGCCTCTCCCAGGTGCGATGGGCCATCCTGGAGGCGGACGGCGCCCTCACCATCGTCCCGGAGCAGGGCCACGGCCTGCCCGTCTCCCCGGCCAGGACGCGGGACGAAGGCGTGTGAGCGCCGGTCAGGCCGGGCGGGAGGCGAGGCGGCGCGCGCCGCGGCGGGCGATCGCCGCCGCGAGGGCGAGGGCGCCGAGCGCCGTGCCCACGAGCGTGCCCTGCCCGCGGGTCCGCGAGGGGCGGTCGCCGTCGAGGACCGGGGTCGCCGCGCCGCAGAGCACATCGGCGTGGACGCTGACGCGGGCGCGCAGCCAGTTGTCGACCCGCTCCTGCGGCGCGGGGCTCAGGACGAGGTCCGTGTCGAGCGCGGCGCGCGGCAGGTTCGCCTCCAGGCGGGTCAGCCAGACGTCCTTCGGGTGCAGGCCGACCATCGCGATCGCGAGGTCGTCGAGCGCCCCGCACGCGAGCTCGCGCGCGTCGATCTGGCCGGAGGCGACCTCCCCGCAGCTCGGATCGGACAGCGGGACGCCGGCCGGGCACGGGTTCGCCACGGCGCGGCTCTCGGTCGCGATCTCGGCGAAGCGCACGGCGCACGCGGCGTCCTGGACCTCGCCGGTCTCGCCGTTGGCGAGCCCCTGCTGGGCGAACGCGGCGGCGATCGTGTCGACCGGGGTGGTCGAGCCGCTCGTTGTGTAGCGCACGCCGAACGGCGCCGCGGGGCTCGACACGGGCGAGAACAGCGAGCCCTGCTGCGCGTAGGGGGTGAGGAACGCGCGGCCGCCGTCGGCCGCCGCGATCGCCTTCTCGCGGAGCACGCCGTAGTTCGACTCCTGCGAGGCGAAGTCCCACGCGAGGAGGTCGATGGGGACGGCCGCGGCCGCGAACCCCTCGGGGGCGAGCCGCGCCTCGCTGATGGTGAAGAGGGTGATCGCGACGTTCGCGCCCGTCCCGGCGGCGACCATCCGGAGCGGGAGCGCGGGGTTCGCCCCCGGCGTGACGACCCGCACCGGCGTCATCTCCTTCACGTCCTTGCCGGGCTGAAGCCTGATGGCGATGAAGTCGAAGCCCTCCTCGACATAGGCATCGATGATCGGCTGCGTGGACTCGTCGACGTTGAAGCCGTTCGTCTCGAGCCACGTGTTCAACGCGCCGGGCGTGTCCGTCGCGAGCGTCACGGTCTCGTACGGACCGACGGTGCCGCGGTGGAGCACGGTGACCTGATCGCCGACGCCGAGCGAGTCGCCCGCCGCCTCCGCGGAGCCGAGGGTCGAGCCGCAGCCGCCGCCGCTCCGGGCGCAGGTGGAGCTCGGCGCGGTGATGCGCACCGACGTGGCCGCGTCGAGCGTCTCGAACCAGGCGTCCGAGCCTTCCTCGAGGATCGCCCCGCGCTTCACCGGGAGCACCCACCCGAACGCACTCGGATCGCCGGAGTACTGGATCTGATCCCAGAGCACCGACTGGACGGGCGACACGGAGAGCACCATCCGGTGCGCGTTGACGACCGTCGTCTCGGTCGGCGGAGCGAAGCACCCGCCGCAGGCGAGCGCCTCGCGCGGCGACAGGAGCGTCGCGGAAGGAACGGCGAGCGCAAGGAGCGCGAACAAGCGAAGTTTCATCGGCTACCTCCAGGGGCGCAGGTCAGCGCGGGCGGGCTCTCGGGAGCGCGCGGGCGGCGCGCGGCGCACCGCCGTCAGGCTATCCAAGCCCGCGCGCGGCGGGCAGCCCGCGCACGATTGGCGCGCCGCCTGCTGCCCGGCGAGCCGCCGTCGGCCCGCGCACGATCAGCGCGCCGCCTGCCGCCCGGCGAGCCGCCGTCGGCCCGCGCGCGATCGGCGCGCCGCCTGCCGCCCGGCGAGCCGCGGTCAGCCCGCGGCCCACCACGCGTCGAGATCGCGGAGGGCACGCTCGGCCATCACCTCGTAGCGGGCGCGCTTGCGCAGCTTGCCGTGCGCTGGATCGAGCGGCGCGATGTGCGCCCAGGTGATGTTGGACGGCTGATACGTGGGCTGCTTCCGGCCGAGGTGCGTGAGGATGCCGCCGAGCGCCGTCGTGGGCGGCGGCGGCCGGAGCGGCTCGTTCCGCAGCTGCTGCGCGAGGAGGATCGCGCACACGAACCCGGCCGCGGCGCTCTCCACGTAGCCCTCGACGCCCGAGATCTGGCCGGCCAGGTGCACGCCCGGCATCGCGCGGAGCTCCATCGCGGGGCCGAGGAGCGCGGGAGCGTCGACGAAGGTGTTCCGGTGCACGGAGCCCATGCGGAGGAACTCGGCCTCCTCGAGGCCGGGCACCATCCGGAACACCCGCAGCTGCTCGGCGTACTTCATGCGCGTCTGGAAGCCGACCAGGTTGTACGCCGTCGCCGCCTCGTCCTCCGGGCGCAGCTGGAGCACCGCGTAGGGGCGCCGGCCGGTGCGCGGATCGGTGAGCCCCACCGGCTTCATCGGCCCGAACGCGAGCGTCTGCTCGCCGCGCGCCGCCATCACCTCGCAGGGCAGGCACCCCTCGAAGTAGCGCACCTCCTCGAAGGCGCGGGCCTCCACCTTGTCCGACGCGACGAGGGCCTGGACGAACGCCTTGTACTGCGCCTCGTCGAAGGGGCAGTTCACGTACGCCTCGTCGCCGGCCTCGGCGTCGTCGCGGCGCTCGGCCGCGTCCTCCGGCTGCGCGGCCCGATCCGGCTGCGCGGTTTGCTCCCGCTGCGCGGCCCGGTCGCCGCGGACGGCGCCCCCCTTGCCGTAGCGCGACTGCTTCCACACGCGCGACCAGTCGATCGAGTCGGCGCTGACGATCGGCGCGATCGCGTCGTAGTAGGCGAGGTGCTCGGCGCCGACGGCCGCGGCGAGGCTCGCCGCGAGGGCGTCGGAGGTGAGCGGCCCCGTCGCGAGGATCACGGGCCGCTCGGCGGGGATCTCGGTCACCTCCCGGTGCTCGACGGTGATCCGTGGGTGGGCCTCGATCTCACGCGTCATCGCCTCGGCGAACCGCTCGCGGTCGACCGCCAGCGCGCCGCCGGCCGGCACCGAGGTCTCGTCGGCGCACCGCAGGGCGAGCGAGCCCACGCGCCGGAGCTCCTCTTTGAGGAGCCCCACCGCGTTGCTCAGCGCGGCGCCGCGCAGCGAGTTCGAGCACACGAGCTCGGCCATCCGATCGCTCGTCTGCGCAGGCGTGCGCTTGTGAGGCTTCATCTCGACGAGGCGCACGCGCAGCCCGCGCTGCGCGAGCTGGTACGCCGTCTCGCAACCGGCCAGGCCGCCTCCGACGACGACGACGTCGTGCTGGCTCTCCGCTCCGTTCATACAGCTCACCAGGTGGGGGGGTGTCGCGGGCTTCTTAGCTCGCCGTGCGGCGGGCGCGCACGGCCCGCTTTTCGGCGGCTCCCTGGGCCGCGCCAGCGCCCTGCGGCGCCGCCTCGGGCCGGCCGGCCGGCGTGGGCTCTGCCGGCGCGGGCCGGGCGGCCGGCGCCGGGGCGGCGCTCGCGACGACCGCCGCGGCGTCCGGGGGGGCGGCGCCGTCCGCGGCCCCGTCCTCCCCTTCCCCTTCGACGATCTCCTGCTTGAAGCCGCAGTCCTTCGTCGCGCAGACGAGCATCGCCTTCTTGCCGCCGGTGCGGGTGACGAACTTCGCGCCGCACTGCGGACACGGGACCGGCACCGGCTTCTGCCAGAGCTTGAACTCGCACTTCTGCTCGGCGTTCCAGTTGGAGCAGCCGTAGAAGGTGCGCCCGCCCTTCTTGCGCGGCCGGATCTCGATGAGATCGCCGCCGCAGCTCGGGCACGCGACGCCGAGCGGCACCGGGCGCGTGTTCTTGCAGGCCGGGTACCCGGTGCACGACAGGAAGTCGCCGAAGCGGCCCGTCTTGATGATCATCGGCTTCCCGCACTTGTCGCACGAGATGTCGGTCTCGCGGACGGCGGCGGTCCCCCGCGCGTCGGACAGGTCGCGCGTCGCCTTGCACTTCGGGTAGCGCTCGCAGCTCAAGAACCAGCCGTTCTTGCCCCACTTCTTGAGCATCATCGACCCGCACTCGTCGCAGACGATGTCGGTCTTCTCTGCCTCGGGCTTCCACGGCGCGAGCTTCTTCGACTTGTCGAGCTGCTCCCTGAACTTCTTGTAGAAGGTCTTGAGCAGCTGCTCGCGCTTCAGGCTGCCGGCGCCGACGGCGTCGAGCTCCTCCTCCATCTGCGCCGTGAAGTTCGGATCCATGATGTCGAGGTTCGACCGGACGAGGCCGTCGACCACGAACTTCCCGAGGAGCGTCGGCTGGAACGCGCCGCCGTCCCGCTTCTCGACGTACGCGCGCTGCTGCACCTTGCTGATGATCTCGGCGTACGTCGACGGGCGGCCGATGCCGCGCTTCTCCAGCTCGCGCACGAGCGAGCCCTCGTTGTAGCGGGGCGGCGGCTGCGTGAACTTCTGGTCGGTGATGACCCCCGGGGGCGACACGGAGAGCGCCTCGCCCTCCTTCATGTCGGGCAGGAGCGCCTCCGAGTCCTCCTCGGCCGAGGGCCCCGGCGCCGCGCGCTCCGCCTCGACGGCGGTCGCCTCGGGCGCCGGCGCGGCGGCGCCGCCGTCCGGGGCTGCGCCTGCGCTCTCCTCCTCGCCGGCGAACTCCTGCTGGCCCTCGGTCACCTGCAGCCAGCCGGCGAACTTGAGGATCCGCCCGGTGGCCCGGGCGAGGTAGCTCCGGTACGCGGGCGCCGCGACCGTCGGCGCGACGTCGATCTCGACCGTCGTGCGGTCGTACACCGCCGGGGTCATCTGCGAGGCGACGAAGCGGTTCCAGATGAGCTTGTACAGCTTGTACTGCTCGTCCTTGAGGTGCTTCTTGATCGAGTCCGGGTGGATCTCGACGCTCGTCGGCCGGATCGCCTCGTGCGCGTCCTGCGCGTTCTTCTTCGACTTGTAGACGTTCGGGCGCTCGGGGACGAACTCCTTGCCGTACCGCTTCGCGACCACGCCGCGCACCTCGGCGATCGCGTCGTCGCTGACGCGCGTCGAGTCGGTACGCATGTACGTGATGAGGCCGACCGGGCCGCCGTCGCGCTTGAGGTCGATGCCCTCGTAGAGCGCCTGCGCGATCTGCATCGTCCGCTTGGCGCCGAAGTGCAGGTAGTTCGTCGCGTCCTGCTGGAGCTTCGAGGTGGTGTACGGGGCGGGCGGGTTGCGCTTCTGCTCGCGCCGCACGACCTTCGCCACCCGGTAGCGGGCGGTCTCGAGATCGGCGCGCACCTTCCCGGCGACCTCGCCGTTCGTCACCTCGAGCTTCTTGCCGTCGGCGGAGGCGAGCTTCGCGACGAACGGGGCGCGCTGCGGCGGGCTCGCCGCGCCGAGGCCGACCGCGATGTTCCAGTACTCCTCCGGGACGAACGCCTCGACCTCGCGCTCGCGGTCCACGATGAGCCGCAGCGCGACCGACTGCACCCGCCCCGCCGACAGGCCGAACGCGAGCTTCGACCAGACGAGCGCCGAGACGTCGTAGCCGACGATGCGGTCGAGCACGCGCCGCGCCCGCTGCGCGTCGTACAGGTTCTCGTCGAGCTTGCGGGGGTTGTGGACGCCGTGGTCGACCCCCTTCTTCGTGATCTCGTGGAACTCGACCCGCGCCACCTTCAGCTTCGGGTTCTTGATCTCCTCCGAGATGTGGAACGCGATCGCCTCCCCTTCGCGATCGGGGTCGGTCGCCAGGAGCACCTCGTCCGCCCTCTTCGCGGCGGACTTCAGCTCCTCCAGGACCTTCTCCTTGCCCTCGATGACCTCGTAGGTCTCGGCAAAATCGTTCTGCACGTCGACGGCGTTCTGCTTCTTGGGCAGGTCCTTGACGTGCCCCTTCGAGGCGAACACCTCGTACCCGTTGCCGAGATATTTCTTGATGGTCTTCGCCTTCGCCGGCGACTCCACGATGACGAGCGTCTTGGCCATCACCACCTTCTGAGCAACGAGATCGGGCTTGTGAGGATTGAGGGGCGCCCTTCGGTGCGAGGGAGGCCCCCCCGCGAGGAGGCGGCCACCCGAAACCGCACTGGGCAGGGTGAGCCGGCGCGCCCCTTCAACGAAGAGCCCGCCGAAACAACCCGGCGGGCCCCTCTACTACTACGGCCTGGAGCGTCAACGTCAAGAGTGCCTCCACGGCGCGTCTGGGCGGAAGCCCCGTCCTCTCGCAGACCTCATCCACGTGCGCCGGCCGGGCGTCCAGGGCGTCGAGGACCGCGCGTTCGGCCGCGCTCATCGACGGAAATGGCCCGCTTTCCCCGGACAAAGCGCTCGCCGGCGCCCCGAAGGCGGCCTCCGGGAGCGGCAGCGTGCCGCCGCCGGGCGACCTGCTGCGCGCCGAGCGCCGCGCTCGCCGGCGGGGAGGCGGCGCCTGCCCGCCGAGGACGTCGATGACGTCGGCCGCGCGCGTGACGGGGCGCGCGCCGGAGACGAGCTCCAGCGCGCAGCCCACGCCGCGCGGGCTCCACGGGGCGTGGGGGACGACGCAGAGGTGGCGGCCGAGGCGGCGGGCCGCCGCGGCGGCGGAGCGGGCGCCGCTCTCGACGCCCGCCTCGACGACGACGGTCGCGAGCGTGAGCGCAGCGAGGACCGCGTTGCGCTGGAGGAACAGCGCCGGCAGCGGCGGCGTGTCGTCGGGGACGCGCGCGAGCAGCGCGCCGCCCGCGGCGAGGACGCGCTCGAACAGCGCCGCGTGCTCCCGCGGGTACGGGCGCGCGTGGCCGCCGCCGCTGACGACGACCGTCGGCGCGCGCGCGTCGAGCGCGCCCTCGTGCGCGGCCGCGTCGACGCCGCGCGCGCCGCCCGACCAGATCGAGAAGCCCGCCTCGCCGAGCGCCGCGGCGAGCGCGCGGGTGAACCGGAGCGCCTCGTCGCTCGCGGCGCGCGTCCCGACGATCGCGACGCCCGGGCACGCCGGGAGCGCGCCGCGCAGGTAGAGCGTCGGCGGCGCGGCCTCGGTCTCCGTCACGAGGGCCCAGAGCTGCGCGGGGTAGGATGGATCTGCGGGCTGGATCTCGATCGACGCCATACGCGGCGTGTCGACCGACGCCCGGGGCGAGTTGCGCGAAATGAAGAGCGCGCGGCCGCCCGCTCCCGGCGAGATCGCCGCGCTACCGGGGCGGCACGCGGGGCGGCGCGCTCGGCGGCGCCGTGTTGGGCGGGGTCGCGCCGGACGGCGCGGCGCCGGGCGGCGCGGCTGGACGCGCGCCCCGGAAGCCCTGGACGAGCACGACGCCCGCGCCGCGCCGCACCTGCGCGTGGAGCTCGACGACGAGCGGCGCGGCGGCGGGCGCGGAGAGGCACGCTCCCCGGCCGCCGATCACCGCGACCGGGCCGCGGTCCGCGTCCTGGGCGACGATCTCGAGCGCGGGCGGCGCGCCCTTCGTGACGAAGAGATCGACCTCGATCACGCCGAGCCCGCCCTGCGCGATGAACACCGCGCACTCCCCCGCCGGGATGCGCGCGGGGATCGCGCCGCTCTCCCCTTCCGCGATCGCGAGCGACACGACGTCGCCGAGGGGCGCCATGCCCCCCGCCTCCCCGCGCGCGGTGTTGGCGAGCGCGAGCGCCGTCACGCGCGGCACCGGCGCGCTCGCCGCGGGCCGCTGCTGCGCCGCGCGGCTCAGGAACAGGCGCGACGCCTCCGGGTCCGGCTCGGGCGCATCGCGCGGAGGCGGCGGGTTCCGCTGCGCGTCGGGCGCGGGCGAGGAGGCCGGCGGAGGCGGCGGGCTAGGGTGCAAGACCTCGGTGCGGCCTCCGCCGCAAGCCGACACGGCGAGCGCGAGCGACGCAGCGAGCAGGCGGCGCGCCGGCCCGAACGGATGCAGTTCGATGAGAGCGAGGGCGCGCCGCACCGCGCGGAGCCTACCAGAACCGCCGCGCCGCGCTCGGTCTGCGAGCGGCCGGCCGTGGGTCGTGCTACCCACTCGCCCGATGAAACCCAGGGACATCGTCGTCGCGACGCATGGTCACTGCTTCGACGGCATGGCGAGCGCGGCGCTGTTCACCCGCCTGATGCAGGCGCTCCGCCCTGGCGAGCCGCTCGCGCTGCGGTACCGCTCCTGCGGGTACGGTCCGGGCATGACGATGATCCCGCCTTCGTGGCTCGACGGCGACGAGAACGCGATCCTCGACTTCCGCTACACGCCGACGAAGAAGCTGACGTGGTACTTCGACCACCACGTCACCGGGTTCGGCTCGGACGAGGAGCGCGACGCGGCGCTCGCCGGCGCGTCGCGCTCGAAGGTCGCGGGCGACGCGCCCCAGGTCTTCTACGACGCCGCCTACGGCTCGTGCACGAAGCTCATCGCGGACGTCGCCCGCGATCACTTCGGCGTCGAGATGTCCGGCGCCGATGAGCTCATCCGGTGGGCCGACCTCATCGACACCGCGCGCTTCCCCTCGGCCGAGGCCGCCGTGAGCCGGGAGGAGCCGATCATGCAGCTCGCCTCCGTGGTGGAGCACCACGGGGACGGGCCGTTCCTCGCCGCCGTGGTGCCCCGGCTCGTCGAGCGGCCCGTGAGCGAGGTGGCGCGCGAGGCGGACATCCAGGAGCTCTGGCGTCCCCTCTCCGTCTCGCGGCAGACGTTCGTCACGCGCATCGAGCGCGGCGCGCGGAAGCTCGGCCGCGTGGTGCTCGTCGATCTCTCCGACGCGCCGCTCGAGGCGGTCGGCAAGTTCATGACGTACGCGATGTACCCGGACTGCGTGTACTCGGTCACGCTCTCCCGGCAGAAGCAGCACTACAAGCTCTCGGTCGGCTATAACCCCTGGTGCGGCGTCCCCCGCGATCGCGACATCGCCCCGATCTGCCGCCGCTACGACGGGGGCGGGCACCCGGCGGTCGGCGCGGCGTCCTTCCCGCTCTCCGCGCTCGAGCGCGCGCGCGAGGCGGCCCGCGCCGTCGCCGAGGAGCTCGACAAGGAGCCCGAGCGGTGACCTGGGCCGAGCAGCGCTTCCGCAGGAGCGCGCGCGAGACGGGGCGGGCAGCGTCATCACGCGCGCAGGCCGGGGCGGCGGCCACGCGTGCGCCGCTCCTCTTCGGGCACCGGGGCGTGCGCGGCGAGGGCGCCCCCGCGGAGAACACCCTCGCCGCCTTCGAGGAAGCCGCGGCGCAGGGGGCCGACGGGATCGAGCTCGACGTGCGGGTGTGCCGCTCGGGCGAGCTCGTGGCGCTGCACGACCCGGACCTCGCGCGGGTGACCGAGGGCGCGGACCCGCGCGCCGCGGCGGCGCTCCCCTGGGACGAGCTCCGGCGGGTCGACCTCCGCGGCGAGCGGGTGCCGCTCCTGTCCGAGGTGCTCGCGTTCGCGCGCGGCCTTCGGCTCGCCGTGAACATCGAGATGAAGCGGGACGTGCCCGATCGCACCGCCGTCGTGCTCGCGACCGCGCGGCTCGTGCGCGCCTGGGATCCCCGCCACGCCTTGCTCGTCTCCTCGTTCGATCCGGTCATGATCGCCTCCTTCGGCGCCCTGGTGCCGGCCGTCCCGCGCGCGCTCCTCGTGCACCGGAGCCGCTACCACGACGCGGCCGTGCGCCTCGCGCCGGCGCTCGGGGCGCTCGCCGCGCACATCGAGCGGACGATCGCGTCGCCCGAGCGCATCGCGCTCCTGAAGCGGCAGGGCCGCGTGATCAACGTGTGGACCGTGAACGACCCGCGGGAAGCGCAGGACCTCGCGGCGCTCGGCGTCGACGGGCTCATCACCGACACGCCACGCCGCATCCGCGACGCGCTCGAGTAGCCAGCGTCGTCCGGCGCGGCCGGGCGCTACCTTCGCTGCCAGGGGTCGATGATCTCGCGCGACCGGCGCGGGCTCCGGCGCGGGGCCGACGGAGCCCGCGGGGCCTTTCGCTCGGCGGACGCAGCCGGCTCCGCCGTGGCCGCGGGCAGCGCGGCGTCCGCGGCTGGCGCGACCTCGGCCGCGGGCAGGCGCACCACCACCGCGGTCGATGCGCGGACCACCTCCAGAGCCGGCGCAGGCGCAGCTGCGCTCACGCTCTCGGGCTCGATCGGCGCGATCACGTGGTAGGGCGCGGCGTCCTCCTCGCCGACGGGCCGCAGCGCCGTCACCGCGACCGTCCCGCTGATCGCGGACAGCGCGCCGCACGCCACGAGCCAGCGGAGCGTCGCGCTCGCGTGAGGCCTGCGATCCGCGCGCACCTCACCGGCCGATGCCGCCGTCAGCGTGCCGTGCTGGGACGGCTCGGCCAGCGGGACGAGCGCGTCCTGCCGCGGGCCCTGGTCCCCGGACCGGGAGAGGGGGGCGAGCTCCCCTGGGGCCTCCAGCTCGCCGGTGCCGCCCGGTGACAGCCCGAGCAGCGTCCCCGTGCGCGACGTCACGGGCGCCGGCTGCGGCGCCGAGGGCACGGGCAGCGGGATGCTCGGATCGCCCGCTGCGGCGACGAAGGCGTGCACCATCTCCTGCGCCGACTGGAACCGCTGGGCCCTGTCGCGCGAGAGCGCGCGAACGAAGAAGCCGTCGAGATCGGCCGGCACGTCGGGCGCGAGGTGCGTCGCGAGCGGGATCGGCTCGACGAGGATCCGCGACAGCACCGCGCCGAGCACGTCGCCCTCGAACGGGAGCTTGCCCGTGACCGCGCGGAAGAGGATGACCCCGAGCGACCACAGGTCGCTGCGCGCGTCGAGGTTCCTGTCGCCGCGCGCCTGCTCCGGGCTCATGTAGAACGGCGAGCCCAGGAGCTCGCCGGTCCTCGTCGTCTCGTCGGTGAGGAGCTTGCCGGTGAGCTGCTTGGCGATGCCGAAGTCGAGGACCTTGACGATCTCCTCGTCCTCGTCGACGCGCGAGAGGAACAGGTTGCCGGGCTTGAGATCGCGGTGGACGAGACCGGACTCGTGCGCGCGGCGCAGCGCCTTGCCGGTCTGGATCGCGATGCGCGCCGCCTCGGCGAGGGAGACGCGGCGGACCCGCCTGAGGCGACGGCTGAGATCCTCGCCCCGGAGCAGCTCCATGACGAGGTACGGGACGGTCCCCCAGATCCCGTAGTCCTGCACGCTCACCACGTGCGGGCTGTCGAGGTTCGCCGCGGTCCGCGCCTCGCGGTAGAAGCGCGCGCGGAACTCCGGCGAGGCCGCGTGCTCCGGATCCATGAACTTGATCGCCGCCGGCGCCCCCAGCTGGAGGTGCCGGGCCAGCCACACCGAGCCCATCCCGCCCCGCGAGAGCGGCCCCTCCAGGCGGTATTTATCGCCGACGATCGTTCCCGGCTCGACGTCCATCGCCGACTCCTCCCGCCACGGCGAGGTAGATGGCGTCTGTCTAGACGTTCGGGCGAGCGGCGTCCACGCCATCAGGCGAGCGCTGCCGTACGCCAGCGGCGCCACCCCAGATGGCCTTTGTCCTTTCAGGAGCCGCCTGAGCGCGCCTGCTCAGAGCACCTTAGTCCTGGCAGTCGACATGACGGCGGACGACGCCGCCCGGGACCGGCTGCGTGAACGCCCCCGAGATGATGGGCGGATTCCACTTCGCCTCCTTGTACTGAAAGATCACGTCGTCCTCGGTGTTGGGCACCCGCATGCGGATCGATCGGGGGATCTCGGCCAGGCAGGCGCCGCCGCTCGGCGGGATAGGATCGTCGATCCCCTCCGGATCGACGCGCGGCGGCGCGGTGCGGATGGCCTCGTGATGGCTCAGCTCCACCTGATAGAGGTCTGTCCCGCGCTGCGCGACCCGGACCTCGCGGACGCGCAGGCGCTGCTGGCTCCACGGCGCGA
The DNA window shown above is from Sorangium aterium and carries:
- a CDS encoding serine/threonine-protein kinase, with protein sequence MDVEPGTIVGDKYRLEGPLSRGGMGSVWLARHLQLGAPAAIKFMDPEHAASPEFRARFYREARTAANLDSPHVVSVQDYGIWGTVPYLVMELLRGEDLSRRLRRVRRVSLAEAARIAIQTGKALRRAHESGLVHRDLKPGNLFLSRVDEDEEIVKVLDFGIAKQLTGKLLTDETTRTGELLGSPFYMSPEQARGDRNLDARSDLWSLGVILFRAVTGKLPFEGDVLGAVLSRILVEPIPLATHLAPDVPADLDGFFVRALSRDRAQRFQSAQEMVHAFVAAAGDPSIPLPVPSAPQPAPVTSRTGTLLGLSPGGTGELEAPGELAPLSRSGDQGPRQDALVPLAEPSQHGTLTAASAGEVRADRRPHASATLRWLVACGALSAISGTVAVTALRPVGEEDAAPYHVIAPIEPESVSAAAPAPALEVVRASTAVVVRLPAAEVAPAADAALPAATAEPAASAERKAPRAPSAPRRSPRRSREIIDPWQRR
- a CDS encoding DNA-processing protein DprA, which encodes MASIEIQPADPSYPAQLWALVTETEAAPPTLYLRGALPACPGVAIVGTRAASDEALRFTRALAAALGEAGFSIWSGGARGVDAAAHEGALDARAPTVVVSGGGHARPYPREHAALFERVLAAGGALLARVPDDTPPLPALFLQRNAVLAALTLATVVVEAGVESGARSAAAAARRLGRHLCVVPHAPWSPRGVGCALELVSGARPVTRAADVIDVLGGQAPPPRRRARRSARSRSPGGGTLPLPEAAFGAPASALSGESGPFPSMSAAERAVLDALDARPAHVDEVCERTGLPPRRAVEALLTLTLQAVVVEGPAGLFRRALR
- a CDS encoding glycerophosphodiester phosphodiesterase translates to MTWAEQRFRRSARETGRAASSRAQAGAAATRAPLLFGHRGVRGEGAPAENTLAAFEEAAAQGADGIELDVRVCRSGELVALHDPDLARVTEGADPRAAAALPWDELRRVDLRGERVPLLSEVLAFARGLRLAVNIEMKRDVPDRTAVVLATARLVRAWDPRHALLVSSFDPVMIASFGALVPAVPRALLVHRSRYHDAAVRLAPALGALAAHIERTIASPERIALLKRQGRVINVWTVNDPREAQDLAALGVDGLITDTPRRIRDALE
- the trmFO gene encoding methylenetetrahydrofolate--tRNA-(uracil(54)-C(5))-methyltransferase (FADH(2)-oxidizing) TrmFO encodes the protein MNGAESQHDVVVVGGGLAGCETAYQLAQRGLRVRLVEMKPHKRTPAQTSDRMAELVCSNSLRGAALSNAVGLLKEELRRVGSLALRCADETSVPAGGALAVDRERFAEAMTREIEAHPRITVEHREVTEIPAERPVILATGPLTSDALAASLAAAVGAEHLAYYDAIAPIVSADSIDWSRVWKQSRYGKGGAVRGDRAAQREQTAQPDRAAQPEDAAERRDDAEAGDEAYVNCPFDEAQYKAFVQALVASDKVEARAFEEVRYFEGCLPCEVMAARGEQTLAFGPMKPVGLTDPRTGRRPYAVLQLRPEDEAATAYNLVGFQTRMKYAEQLRVFRMVPGLEEAEFLRMGSVHRNTFVDAPALLGPAMELRAMPGVHLAGQISGVEGYVESAAAGFVCAILLAQQLRNEPLRPPPPTTALGGILTHLGRKQPTYQPSNITWAHIAPLDPAHGKLRKRARYEVMAERALRDLDAWWAAG
- a CDS encoding DUF2330 domain-containing protein; translation: MKLRLFALLALAVPSATLLSPREALACGGCFAPPTETTVVNAHRMVLSVSPVQSVLWDQIQYSGDPSAFGWVLPVKRGAILEEGSDAWFETLDAATSVRITAPSSTCARSGGGCGSTLGSAEAAGDSLGVGDQVTVLHRGTVGPYETVTLATDTPGALNTWLETNGFNVDESTQPIIDAYVEEGFDFIAIRLQPGKDVKEMTPVRVVTPGANPALPLRMVAAGTGANVAITLFTISEARLAPEGFAAAAVPIDLLAWDFASQESNYGVLREKAIAAADGGRAFLTPYAQQGSLFSPVSSPAAPFGVRYTTSGSTTPVDTIAAAFAQQGLANGETGEVQDAACAVRFAEIATESRAVANPCPAGVPLSDPSCGEVASGQIDARELACGALDDLAIAMVGLHPKDVWLTRLEANLPRAALDTDLVLSPAPQERVDNWLRARVSVHADVLCGAATPVLDGDRPSRTRGQGTLVGTALGALALAAAIARRGARRLASRPA
- the topA gene encoding type I DNA topoisomerase — protein: MAKTLVIVESPAKAKTIKKYLGNGYEVFASKGHVKDLPKKQNAVDVQNDFAETYEVIEGKEKVLEELKSAAKRADEVLLATDPDREGEAIAFHISEEIKNPKLKVARVEFHEITKKGVDHGVHNPRKLDENLYDAQRARRVLDRIVGYDVSALVWSKLAFGLSAGRVQSVALRLIVDREREVEAFVPEEYWNIAVGLGAASPPQRAPFVAKLASADGKKLEVTNGEVAGKVRADLETARYRVAKVVRREQKRNPPAPYTTSKLQQDATNYLHFGAKRTMQIAQALYEGIDLKRDGGPVGLITYMRTDSTRVSDDAIAEVRGVVAKRYGKEFVPERPNVYKSKKNAQDAHEAIRPTSVEIHPDSIKKHLKDEQYKLYKLIWNRFVASQMTPAVYDRTTVEIDVAPTVAAPAYRSYLARATGRILKFAGWLQVTEGQQEFAGEEESAGAAPDGGAAAPAPEATAVEAERAAPGPSAEEDSEALLPDMKEGEALSVSPPGVITDQKFTQPPPRYNEGSLVRELEKRGIGRPSTYAEIISKVQQRAYVEKRDGGAFQPTLLGKFVVDGLVRSNLDIMDPNFTAQMEEELDAVGAGSLKREQLLKTFYKKFREQLDKSKKLAPWKPEAEKTDIVCDECGSMMLKKWGKNGWFLSCERYPKCKATRDLSDARGTAAVRETDISCDKCGKPMIIKTGRFGDFLSCTGYPACKNTRPVPLGVACPSCGGDLIEIRPRKKGGRTFYGCSNWNAEQKCEFKLWQKPVPVPCPQCGAKFVTRTGGKKAMLVCATKDCGFKQEIVEGEGEDGAADGAAPPDAAAVVASAAPAPAARPAPAEPTPAGRPEAAPQGAGAAQGAAEKRAVRARRTAS
- a CDS encoding DUF421 domain-containing protein yields the protein METVARVAFVYVFLAAAFRVLGKRELSSMSPFELVTLMLIPEIVSQALVREASLANALAGVSTVLVLVFLTSVLTHLFPKASEVIDGSPTVLVAKGRILEAACNRERIQPEEILSEMHKSGLERLSQVRWAILEADGALTIVPEQGHGLPVSPARTRDEGV